In Synergistota bacterium, the genomic stretch TGAACCCTTAAATAGAGGTTTTGGTAACACTCTAGGTAATGCTTTAAGAAGGGTCCTCCTTTCTTCCCTCTCAGGAGCTGCTGTAACTGCTGTAAGAATAGAGGGAGTTTTACATGAGTTTTCCACGATACCTGGCATAAGAGAGGATGTCATAGAGATCCTCTTCAATGTTAAAAATATTAAATTAAAACTGTATTCTAATGAACCCAAGGTTTTAAGGATAGAAGCTCAGGGAGAGAAAGAAGTAAAAGCAGGCGATATAGAAGCTGATAGCGATATTGAAATAGTAAATCCAGATCACCATATAGCTACACTCGATGAAGGAGCAACCCTGAAGATGGATCTTTATGTAGAAAATGGCATTGGGTATCTCCCTCTCGAAAGAGAAAGGAAGTCAAATTTACCTATTGATTTTCTTCTCATAGATGCTATTTTTAGCCCGGTTACAAAAGTAGCCTATAAAGTCGAAGAAACTCGCTATGAGCAGTTTACTCAGTGTGAAAGACTCACCTTAGAGATCTGGACAGATGGTAGAATATCACCTGAGGAAGCGTTATCTCAAGCAGCAAACATACTTATAGGATACTTCTCAGAGTTTTCTAAAATCCTTCCTGGTACGAGTACCCAAAAAGGAGCTGAAACTCATGAACTTAAGGAAGACAACCTCTTTTCTCTCCCGATAAAAGAGCTTGAGCTTTCTGTTAGATCTGAAAACTGTTTATTGAGAGCAGGTATTAAAACAGTTGGAGAACTTATACAAAAGACACCTGAGGAACTTCTTAAAATAAGGAACTTAGGGAAGAAGTCTTTAATTGAAATCCAAGAAAAGCTTCAAAAGCTTGGTTTAAGTCTTAAAGAAGGAGAAAAATCAAGCGCTAAGGAGGGAGAGTAAGATGCGCCATCGTAAGAAAGGAAGAAAGTTAAGCAGAACCACAAGTCATAGAAAAACATTACTGAGAAATCTTGCTATATCATTGATAATAAATGAAAGGATTATAACCACGGAAGCAAAAGCTAAAGAGCTTAGAAAAGTAGTAGAGAAGCTTATAACTAAAGCAAAAGAGGGTTCTCTTCATATGAGAAGGCAGATAATAGCTTTTATACCTCATAAAGAAGCTGTCCGGAAGTTATTCAACGAAATTGCACCAAGATACAAAGATAGAAATGGCGGTTATACACGAATATTAAAAATAGGAGAGAGAGAAGGAGACTCAGCTTTTATGGCATTAGTAGAACTCCTTAGATGATAAAGCTTCTCAATGTAAGCTTTAGCTATAATGGAAAAGAAATCTTTAAGAATATAAATCTTGAAATAAAAGAAGGAGAATGGATAGCTTTAGTTGGAGCTAATGGTTCTGGTAAAAGTACGCTAATAAAACTTCTTAATGGTATTCTTATACCAAACGAAGGACAAGTCTTAATAGATGATCTAAATACAAAAGAGGAAAAAGCAATATGGGAAATAAGAAAAAGAGTTGGAGTAGTCTTTCAAAATCCAGATACTCAAATAGTAGCTTCTATAGTGGAGGATGATATAGCTTTCGGTCCCGAAAATCTTGGATTACCTCCAGACGAAATAAAAGACAGAGTCGAACAAGTATTAAACATACTAGAGCTTACGGATTTTCGCTTTTCACCTACATATGCTCTTTCAGGAGGGCAGAAGCAAAAGCTTGCCATAGCCGGAATTTTAGCAATGAAACCTAAGTATCTTGTATTAGATGAGCCGACATCTATGCTAGATCCTCCCTCACGAAAGGATATAAATAAAATCTTAAAATTTCTTTATAACAAGGAAAAAATTACTGTCATTTATTCTACCCACAACCCTGAAGAAGTTATTCTTGCTAATAGAGTGATAGCCCTATTTAAGGGAAGTATAGTTTTTGATGGAAAACCCGAGGAATTCTTTTTAGAACCAGAAAGAGTTTGGAATTATGGGGTTAAAATTCCCATTATAACGTATCTATGCTATAAATTAAAGCAACGAGGTCTTAAAGTAAACTTTCCCATATTTGAACCTAAGGAACTAAGTGAAGAATTATGGCGATTGAAGTTAAAAACGTAAGTTTTCATTACGCTATAGGAACACCTTTTGAAAAAAAAGCCTTGTATGATATTTCTTTTAGCCTTGAATATGGAGAAAACCTTGGTATACTTGGTCCTACTGGTTCAGGTAAATCTACTTTAATTCAACTCCTTAATGGTATTTTGCTTCCCACAGATGGAAAGGTTATAATAGACGGGCTTGATACAAGAGACAAAAAAAACGGCCCAAAGATAAGAGAGCTTGTAGGAGTGGTTTTCCAATTTCCAGAAAATCAATTTTTTGAAGATACGGTTTATGATGAAATTGCTTTCGGAGCAAGGAATCTTAAACTTTCAAAGGAAGAAATCCATAAAAGAGTTTTAGAAGCCATTAGGATTTTAGATCTTCCTGAAGACATCTTAAGCAAGTCTCCTTTCGATCTAAGTGGAGGAGAGAAAAGAAAGGTAGCAATAGCAAGCATTTTAGTGAGAAAGCCTAAGTACCTGGTTCTCGATGAACCATTTGCAGGCATGGATTATCCAGGAACTAAGGCACTCCTTAAACTTTTTAAATCCCTACATAGGAAATGCTCTTTAATTATAGTAACTCACACTCTTGATGATCTTCTTA encodes the following:
- the rplQ gene encoding 50S ribosomal protein L17, which translates into the protein MRHRKKGRKLSRTTSHRKTLLRNLAISLIINERIITTEAKAKELRKVVEKLITKAKEGSLHMRRQIIAFIPHKEAVRKLFNEIAPRYKDRNGGYTRILKIGEREGDSAFMALVELLR
- a CDS encoding DNA-directed RNA polymerase subunit alpha; the encoded protein is MKLLTPHIESRVLDSKYGLFIVEPLNRGFGNTLGNALRRVLLSSLSGAAVTAVRIEGVLHEFSTIPGIREDVIEILFNVKNIKLKLYSNEPKVLRIEAQGEKEVKAGDIEADSDIEIVNPDHHIATLDEGATLKMDLYVENGIGYLPLERERKSNLPIDFLLIDAIFSPVTKVAYKVEETRYEQFTQCERLTLEIWTDGRISPEEALSQAANILIGYFSEFSKILPGTSTQKGAETHELKEDNLFSLPIKELELSVRSENCLLRAGIKTVGELIQKTPEELLKIRNLGKKSLIEIQEKLQKLGLSLKEGEKSSAKEGE
- a CDS encoding energy-coupling factor transporter ATPase; translation: MIKLLNVSFSYNGKEIFKNINLEIKEGEWIALVGANGSGKSTLIKLLNGILIPNEGQVLIDDLNTKEEKAIWEIRKRVGVVFQNPDTQIVASIVEDDIAFGPENLGLPPDEIKDRVEQVLNILELTDFRFSPTYALSGGQKQKLAIAGILAMKPKYLVLDEPTSMLDPPSRKDINKILKFLYNKEKITVIYSTHNPEEVILANRVIALFKGSIVFDGKPEEFFLEPERVWNYGVKIPIITYLCYKLKQRGLKVNFPIFEPKELSEELWRLKLKT
- a CDS encoding ATP-binding cassette domain-containing protein, which produces MAIEVKNVSFHYAIGTPFEKKALYDISFSLEYGENLGILGPTGSGKSTLIQLLNGILLPTDGKVIIDGLDTRDKKNGPKIRELVGVVFQFPENQFFEDTVYDEIAFGARNLKLSKEEIHKRVLEAIRILDLPEDILSKSPFDLSGGEKRKVAIASILVRKPKYLVLDEPFAGMDYPGTKALLKLFKSLHRKCSLIIVTHTLDDLLSLVDKVLFLEEGRIKAFGGIRELMSIENLKDYVPLIKFLIELNERGFSFSTNSFDLDSLEEEIIKNVLST